The Rissa tridactyla isolate bRisTri1 chromosome 12, bRisTri1.patW.cur.20221130, whole genome shotgun sequence DNA window GGTGCCTAGTAACTCTGCTCGTAGGAACTCTGAAATTCTATTTTTATCAGGAAGTATATGAGGTGTAGTCAAAACGCTTCTGTTGCTGGGACCTCCCTTTGAGAAGGGGCTTCTAGAGGTGTTTTCTGTGGTCTGCGAGTCTAGTCCAGGATATAACACTAGACAGTAAAGTCTTGCTGTCTACTTAGACTTGGTATATGTGGAAATACTTGTGAATATGGTTGAACTTGGAAGATTCTTGTGACTCCAACATCTGTTTCTTTGTATGTCACCTACAGGCTCTAGATTACTGCCATAGCATGGGAATCATGCACAGAGATGTCAAACCTCACAACGTCATGATTGACCATGAGCACAGAAAGGTAATAACGTGGGGCAggctggagggcagggagaggtcCTACTTCTCTCTTGGCAAACAAGGATCCCTTTTGGGTACTCCTCTGTGCTGGTATTAGTAGACAACTTTAAGGGGGGCTGCACTTCCATCACGTggagaaatgtaaaatgaaattctACACgctgcttttcttaatttttttatgggTTATATGTAACCGATAAGCCGGGTTGGTAAGGAGAGTTATTTTATTTAGACTGGTTGGTGATATGGGTGTGGGGAGAACATCTAAAAAGATACTCTGGTCAACttcaaattaattgaaaatagaAGACTTGTAAATGAAGCTTCAAACTAGCGTGGTTCAGCCAGTGGAGAGCTGGAGCATCCCTTgagccttttttctttgttttctaccATCTCTAGCTTAGACTAATAGACTGGGGTTTGGCTGAATTCTATCACCCTGGCCAAGAGTACAATGTCAGAGTGGCTTCCAGATATTTCAAAGGACCTGAGCTCCTTGTAGATTATCAGGTAAGAATTCCGGAGGTTTATCACTGACTTTTATGTGGAAAGTCTGGGCCATTTCAAGGTATCAACTGAGAAATTGAGGTATCTAGAGACCTGAAGCTAAAGACAGTCCATTCTAAATTGTGTTCCAGAAAGCAGTGGCTGTAAAGCCACTGAATTAAAGAAACTAATGAGTAGTCTCAGGACCTGAGGAAGAGCCTCAGAACTATCATGGAATACAAATGTTGAattttattaggttttttttttagcaaggcTGCTTTTGCAGTAAGGCACAGGAATGAAACAAAGCCCTTATGGGAATTGCTAGGACTGCATGACCTTGTAAATTAAGCTATAAAAACATCCACATATCTGATGGCAGTTTGCATTATGGAAAAGCTGTTGGCTGGAAGTAGTAGTGTTACTGGTGACTTTTGGATTGTGCTGGTTCTGAATGAAGGCACTTCCTCACCTGCCCGTATACCTTGTGGAGTCCACTCCTTTTGTTGCTTGTGATGCTTCCCTTCTCAACACGTGTTTCTCAATGATTCATAACACTGAAGTCTGCAGTGAAAAAGCCACTGGTCTTTAATATCCTTATGGACAAGGATGGAAATGGGATACCTGCTGTTCTGTATCCTGGTTTGAGTAACTGGAACACTGAGCTGAACAGTGATCTGGTGAGGAAGGTCCGTGAAGATATTTCAGTCTGTTCCCAGTGTAACTTGGCCACTGGTGGGAGGGGGGGACCCTGTTCGTACTGAGAGTCTGTTGTGCTTGATTCATTAGAATTGAATTGTCCTTCTGGTTTTGTACAGATGTATGATTACAGTCTGGATATGTGGAGCTTGGGTTGCATGTTGGCTAGTATGATATTCCGAAAGGAGCCATTTTTCCATGGCCATGACAACTATGATCAGGTGAGAGCTGGTCATGTACAATCTCTGTTCTCTTAGCACAGTGAAGGTTTCCTGCTCACACTTCTATCGAGGGATCTGAAGAAGAATTTAAGCATTTCTCTAATAGCTTCTTTGCTCTGTTTGAGGCCACTTTCCTCTTCTCAAGCGTGCAAGATTTTCTAACAAATtacaatagaaatagatttataGTGCTTTGTATATATGAGCTCCTCAGTAGCTATCTGGAAAAACTGTAGCAATAGTTATATTAAGGCTGGTGTGTTCTGGTACGTAGAGTGACTATTCCTGAGTTAATGTTCCGTCTAAAGACCCTGCCACTGtccaccctccctcccctctgtaTACGATCTGTGAATTTGGTACAGTTTTACATAGATTCTGAGGTCTTTGATGTTTTGCCTTTGGGCCAAAATTTTTATACTTTAACTTGCGCTCTGCATTTGAACTAATGTGCAGACATTCAAGAACAGTGACCTTCTGTTCTCAGACCTTCATTCTGGAGCCCTCCAGGGTGGTGCTTCACCCTTCACATGCAAGATACAGAGTTTCTGGTTTTTTGACTGGGTATTCTTGCTTTCCCACCCTGTTGGTTTTGAATAGTTTCTTGCTACAAAGGGAGTTAGTGTTGCAAGACCTCAGCTTTTAGTGATACAGGTGTATGTagctccctcctggctgcctTGGATTGCTAAATTCCGACTGTGGGCAGAGGCATGTTCACGTGTTCATGATGCCCGTGATTGTAGGTGGCCGGGGAAGTGAGAGTCATGGGAtgaccctggggctgctggttcAGACCGCTGAGGTTGAGTTCAAGTTCCCAAGGGAATGTGCTGCTGTATCTTCATGCTGGCTCTGGCATTATCATCCCTTCACAGTAGTGActgacttttctgtttgttcccaGCTGGTGAGGATAGCCAAGGTGCTGGGAACAGAAGACCTGTATGACTACATTGACAAATACAACATTGAACTGGATCCACGTTTCAATGACATCTTGGGCAGGTGAGCCAAGATCCGGAATAGCTCATAATCTCTTGGTAGACCCAGACAGCTACTGCTTTGTCAACAGACCTTGAAGTAAACAAAAACTTATGCTTATGGGAGAAACCAGAGCCAAGATTCTTGAGAACTGTCACTTTGTGCTTTTGATCCCTTTTGACAGCGCTTCCCATGGTCCTTTCTCTGCAAATGGACTTGAGGAAAGgtttttaaatgtcatctaggCAATAAATGATCTGCTGGAGCATAAAGCATGAAGGGCAAAATCTCTCTCCAGtattcgggggcgggggggaacaaAACTGTGTTTCTCAGCATTACAGTGCAGAAAATCAGTTGCTGCTTAAGATggcatttacatattttttcccctcatagaATTATTTTGTGTGGCATGTACCAAAAGTACAAGGGACTATTGCTGGGGGCATAAGAGAAGAGCAGAAGCTGGGGTTTTAGGCCTGTAAATCTGTTCTGAACTTGAGTCCTTGTGCTGCCCGGGGCTGTGGTGGCTGTGCCGCCGCGTGGAGACACGGTGTACTGCTGCTTCGTGCTCTGCTACGGCTCAGCCCCATTGTTGCTGCATCAAGCAGCAGCCCCGCTCGGAGATGGACATCTGTCATAGTTCTTGCTCTTTAAAAAAGTGAGTTTTGGCATTGATGTCCTCTGCCTAGCCTGATTTGTGTATCTTTTTCTGCAGACACTCCCGTAAGCGATGGGAGCGCTTTGTTCACAGTGAGAACCAACATCTGGTGAGTCCAGAAGCTCTGGATTTCTTAGACAAGCTGTTGCGGTATGATCACCAGTCACGACTCACAGCGAGAGAAGCCATGGAACACCCCTACTTCTGTAAGTATCAGCTGCCGTCATCATCTGCTGTCCAAAGAgttcttcctctgcctctgggAAATCTCCGTTCTAGTAGGTTGTGCAGATAGGAGCTAAGAACAGCAACATAATAAGCCTGGTCTTTGCAAATAATTGCGCTGCAGCCGAGGCTGCTGTCTGTGTGGTGGATAAATTAGGCCACTGCCACCTACACCAGCCGAGGAAACAAAGTGTTATATGCCTGTGTCAGGCCAGTGAATCAGCACTGTGTTAAAGGCCTGGCGCTAAACCAGTGCTAATTTCAGCAGGTGTCTGGGTACGTGAGTTCCTGTGTTTTGATAAAACCAGGTAACTGTTTTGTTGAGAAACAGGCCCTTTTAACACCTTTTGTTGCTAAATGTCTGCCTTAGCAAATGGTATATTCAGGTCTTGATTTTGCAAGCAAAAAATGTAACTTTCACTAGTAAATGTGTTTAAACCCTTGGTCATTTTCACAACTCTTGATATTTAGATTTTTGAAACAGCTGCAATAATGTGAAATATGAGTATTTGCTcagttgggtgtttttttcttgctgctgaacAGGCTTTATAATTAACAGTGTAGATCTCTATTATATCTGTGGCAAATGTTTAAGTGAAATGTTCTGCAAGTATGAGCATTACTAAAGGTGGAAGCTTTGAATGTGAGAGTTAGACGAACAGCTAAATTAACTGGTGCTCGAGTATAGATACAGGTGGTATTAAATTCAGCCTGAGGAAAGGCAAAATTTAAAATTCCCTTCTCTGATGCAGTAGGCTTGGGAAGCAGGAAGGGATGGGAGTGTTATTTACCTGCAGCTGAAAATAAAGTGTTAGTGAGTAAATTGGGATGTATTACAGAAGACAAACTCCAATGGCACTCATGACAACTCACAGGCTGCAGTGGGATGTGTGTAGAGATGTGACATATGATTGTAATTAGCGATAATCTTTCTGCTTGGTACACCCATTTTCTGGGTTTGGCTTTATGCAATTGCTTAGCATAGAAAAGAGATCAACTTCATTTCCTTCACCTTTTGCTGTCAAGCAGTCCTGCTGACCTCCAAAATGCATCATTTAGGTGACTTTTCACTGATCACATTACCTTGGTACCTTCTTGGGTACTTCCCGCTGAAGTTGGTGGAAACTTCTGTGTTGCGGTAGATGGTGGTTGATGTTATTTGACGTAGGCAGCTCGCCAGGACTGGCTGAGCGCAGAGGTGGCAGGCAGTCAGCGTGCTTCAGCTGCCGTCTGGCAACACGGCACCTAAAGGTACTGTGCTCTTCCTAGATCCCATCGTGAAAGACCAGGCCCGGATGGGCTCGTCCAACATGCCGGGTGGCAGCACTCCTGTCAGCAGTGCGAGTATGATGTCAGGTCAGTTCTGTCTTTGACTCTTCTTGGTACATGGCCTTTGAAAGCATTTCCACACGCTGTGTGGATGTGAGGATCCAGGAGGGTGAGTCCTGCAGGTGGGGCATTAGGTCATCTCTTGGGACCAATGACAAGGGCAAGGAGGGCTACGACAAAGTGGGTGGGAGAGTGCGATAAATAAGGCCTCGCTGCAGCCTGACCTGCTTTTCTGGTCTCGTTTTAAAAAGTGCTTTGCAGTTGACTTTTTTGGCAGCAGTTTGAAGGACAGTGATCCTGCCATACATCTGCTCTTCAGTGACACTTGTATGTGCACAAATCTGTGCTCTGCAGAGAACAGTAACAGATCTTTAACCTCACTTTTATTTTGGCAGCTCTGAAAATGTAACAGAGCAGCCGCAAACTGACCTGCAAAGAGACCATTTAAGAAGCTGAGCTGTCCTGGATAGCGATACACTGGTTTCGCTCTAATTCCTGCCTtacctgtctctcttccagggaTTTCTTCAGTGCCAACACCTTCACCCCTTGGACCTCTAGCAGGCTCACCCGTCATTTCTGCCACCACCACTCTGGGGATGCCCGTTCCAGCTGCTGCAGGCGCTCAGCAGTAGTGATGGGCTCTGTCTCCTGCTGCCTGAGCTGAGTCAGGTGGGGAAGAGGTTTCCCCCTCCACCTCTCCTCAGGACGCAGCTCGTgcctggcaggggaagggaggggatgaACGCTTTGGAGGCACCGTGTCTGAACTGTTGCTTGTGGATTTATAGTAGTTCAGTCATTATATACAAAATTATTAtaggctgatttttctttttttacttgaaCTTTTCGTAACTCAGGGGATTCCCTGAAAATACCTACAGATGGAATATTTCTCGGACAgttccctccccaaccccccaccccaccccccccaaaaaaaaaagtactcttcATTTAAGAACAAAGAGGAATCAACAGCATTTCCAAGCTCTTGCATCCTGCTGGAAATCTCTTCTCTTCATGTTCCCACCATTACTCCTCCACGAGCCTACACCTTGGGGGATTGTGCTGGTCTCCAGAGGCTACAAACCAAGTCTTCatgagggaggggagggggattcTTAAAGTACCACTCACTTTAACCCCACGTCCTGCATATGATTCAGCCGGGGTACACTGAGGAGACAATTCCAGTATGGAGAGGTGGTATAAGTTTAAAAGGAGTTAAGTGCGGATGATGTCTGAAACCCTAATTGGATTGCATCATGTCTCCTTAGGAGCCAACCAGAATGCCAACTCGCCCCCTTGCATGTAATTTTAGTCTTAAAAGATGAAGTTACTGATCCAATTGGAGTCCTTGCCACCGCCTGAGAAAGGTGCTCCTGTAGAGTAAGCCGTACTCTAATGGGCCCCTTCCTCATGGAGGGTTCTTCCTGCCATTGCTTGGCTTGGATCTCTGGAAATAGTTTGTTATTGGgtatattgtttttaaattgtttatatAGGTTTCAAGCTGGTGGCTACTTAAAGCTGAAAAAATCAGACTGCGCCAAGTCGGATATCACATCTTCACCCACCATCCCCTCCCTCACGTGCCATGTGGTGAGAATACCAGTTACCTCACAGTCTTGTAAATATGCACTGAGAGGAAGGAGTGAGCAGACGTTAACTTAAACTGAAATGGTAGATCAGTAATTGTGGACAAATATTATCATTGACAACGGAAAAGCACCCTTGTTACAGCCCTGCTACCCCTTGCTGTGTATATATACTTTGTCCTTCATATGTGAAAGATCCAGTGTTGGAATTCTTTGGTGTAAAtaaacatttggttttatttatcgAGGTTAGATTGAAGTTCCCTGTGTAGAGGCCTCCCAGGGGTGGCCCACAGCCCCACCCTTGTTACAGCCCTGCTACCCCTTGCTGTGTATATATACTTTCTCCTGGGAGGCTACATCCCCCCTCACATGCAGTTTGCATGGTGAGCAGTGCAGAGAAGCTGCACGCACACATCTCAAGCCAAAGCTTCTCCTGGGAGAAGGACCTGTTGCCATAAAAACAGAAAACCCTCGTCTTCTGTCTCAGCTCTGATGGATGAAGACTTGTGATGCTGAACCaattcttagggtttttttgtgtgtggtgctATTCATTGGATTTCAATGACTTGTTTTCAGTCATGTAACATTTGTGGGGCTCGGCTGGAGTGGCCATAAGCACAGTGGCAGCTGTCTCTCTTGGTGAGCGACGGCTAAAGCCATCGCAGCTGTTGCTGGTCCTGGGCATTGAGTGTCCTTCCCCTTACTCAGCAAGTGCCTGCTTCCTCTCTGGGGGCAAAGGCCATGTTCTTCCATGTCAGTTAATTTTGCAAGGTAGGGTGGAGCGAGTGGGCTGGGTCAAACCAACTGAAGAGAGGGGGGCAGGAGAACATGAAACAACCCCCTTTTTGTGGACTGCTGGCACAGAAGAGGAGGTTTTTCACGTGCACGTGGGGAGCTTTGTCCTCCATGACTTCATCCAGTGGGAGCACATTGTACTACATCCCAGAACGATGTGAAAGTAGGACTGTGTTGAGCTTTACCTCGATGTGCTGTGATGTAAAAGCACCCATTACGGCAAAAAACGCAGCTCTTGGTCGTTGCCGCTGGGCCGTGAGCTGTAGGGGCTGTGCCGCCCCTTTCTGTTCCCTTATTTCTGGGGAGGGAGGTTTGCGCCGGCTGCTCCCTCCCGGACCACAGACACGGATGAGCCCTAGGAATGAGGGGACGGCGGGCGGCCCCAACGCCCCTCAGCCCTCGCACAAAGAGACGCGAAAACCTGCGCGCGGAGGGAcgttttttagttaaaaaaaaaaacttaaaacgAAGTTCCCAGGGCGGAGGGGCGGCCACGTGCCGCGCGCTGCCCTCTGCGCACGCGCAACGGCGCCCCGCCCCTTCTGCTCACGTGGCCCGCGCCCGAGGCGCTGCGCCTGCGCCTTGAGGCGCCGTGACGTGCCGCCCGCGCGCCagcggaggggcggggggagcgggcgggggcgggaCGGGACCGGAGGGCGCGGGGAGCGcggagccccggcccggccctgtcCGGTCCGGTCCGGTCTCCGGCCCGGTATGCGCCGCAGCGCTTGGGAACATGGCCCGGCGGAGCCCGCCGCGCAACGGTGTCGGCGGCCACGGTACGGGCTGGGCCGGGCCTGGAGGGCGGGGGGAACCGATTCCTGTGAGGCGGGTGGGAGCTGGAGCGCCCCctgcgggcgcggcggcgccccctagcggcggggcggggctcgGCGCTGCGCTCGgagccgccccgccggggccgtcCTGGGGGGTCTCGGGGGGTCCCCGGCGCCCGAGCGGAGGGTTCGGGCCCACCCCCCCGCCGTTGTGGCACCGTCCCTCGTCTGTGCCCCGCCAGGCCGCGGGCACAGACGGGGCTGCCGTTTGGCCCCTGCCTGATTCAAGACCGGGCCCTTGCGCCGTCGGGGCTTCGCTTTTCCGGGCCGCACATCACGGCAGTaaccgggggcggggaggggcgctCTGCAGGAGCGCCGGGGCTGGCTCGGCCTTGCCGAGCGTTGTGTAAGTGCCGGTGCCCGGTGTCTGCGCCTTGTTTTGCCCATTGGGGTCGCAGAGCAGCTTCCCTCTGTGGGACCCCACTCCTGCCCGGGCAGTCGTCCCCCTTCAGCCCGTGGAGATCATCTGCGTTCTCCGCACATGGGTGGGTGCTGTGCTCGGGTGCTCGTCAGTGAGAACTGTTACAGGCACTGTTTTTAGCCATGGAAGTAAATAAAAATCCACTCGCGGCCAGGCAGGTGGACCTTCCATGACAGTACAGTTTGAAGTATGGTTTGGTAAGCCCCTGTGCTCTGAGCTTGTGTTTCTGCCCTTCAAAGTGTAACTGATGCTGCGAGTTAATATTTTTTCGTTTTGAAAATAGAATTTTCTTGTAATACTTGCAGCTATTGTCCACTGTACATTTGAACAGTGTAAATATTGGGGTATTTGCCAGTAAATCTTAGAAGAGAAGCCTGCAATATGTGCTGCTTCCTTCATTCTACTCCTTAAGTTCTCTGTGTGTGaacaggaggtttttttcttccataggcTTTGTCTCCTCCTTCCCAAGGCTTCGGTATTTGACAGCCCAGTGTCTGTGTGTCGCAGGGGTTAGGGAACTGCCAGCTGAGCGGAGCTGGTTTCTGTTCATGTGCAAATAACTTTGCTTGCACAaggggtgggaaaggaaaaaaaggaaattgtggTCACCGTGTGAGCATTAGAAG harbors:
- the CSNK2A1 gene encoding casein kinase II subunit alpha, which translates into the protein MSGPVPSRARVYTDVNTHRPREYWDYESHVVEWGNQDDYQLVRKLGRGKYSEVFEAINITNNEKVVVKILKPVKKKKIKREIKILENLRGGPNIITLADIVKDPVSRTPALVFEHVNNTDFKQLYQTLTDYDIRFYMYEILKALDYCHSMGIMHRDVKPHNVMIDHEHRKLRLIDWGLAEFYHPGQEYNVRVASRYFKGPELLVDYQMYDYSLDMWSLGCMLASMIFRKEPFFHGHDNYDQLVRIAKVLGTEDLYDYIDKYNIELDPRFNDILGRHSRKRWERFVHSENQHLVSPEALDFLDKLLRYDHQSRLTAREAMEHPYFYPIVKDQARMGSSNMPGGSTPVSSASMMSGISSVPTPSPLGPLAGSPVISATTTLGMPVPAAAGAQQ